In Terriglobales bacterium, the sequence CGGAGTCAATGACCTGCAGGATTTTCTGGAGCGAACCTCGCATGTGTTGTCGGTGATCTCGCAGAACATTGGTGTTGCCGTGGCGGGGGGGCCGAAGGAAGTCTTGGAACACATCCACTTCTCTCGGTTGGCCGAAAACAGAGTTTTGGCAGTGCTGATCACCAAGGCAGGGGTGGTCCGCGATCGGGTTTTGCGGCTCAAATCCGAGCTGACGCAGGGGGATCTGGAGCTCGCTGGGGCGTACCTGAACGAGAATTTTCGTGGGTGGACACTGGAGGCTTTGCGTGCCGAAGTCGAGAGGCGACTGGAACAAGCGCGCAGTGAATACGACCGGCTAATGAATTCCATTGAGGCACTGTACCGCGAAGGCGCGTTGACCGCGGAGAGTGCGGGGCATGACGTTTACCTCGAGGGCGCTGCCAACCTGCTGGGCAGCGGAAGCAATCAGGAGCGGTTGCGGGAATTGCTGCGCAGCCTGGAGGCAAAGCAAAAAGTAGCTGAACTGCTGGGAGCATATCTCGACTCCCAGCAGCAGAGTGTGCGCGTGGTTTTTGGTCTGGAGGATTTGCAGCCGCATTTGAAAGACTTCGTTCTAATTGGGGCACCCGCAAAAATTGAGGGAGAAACCGTGGGATCGCTGGCCGTGATCGGTCCTTTACGCATCGATTATCAGGACGCCATCGCGGCGGTGTCGTACGTGTCGAAATTACTGGAGAAAATTCTGAAAGAGTCTTAAAGGTTATGACAGCAGTGAAGCGAGGCAATGGCAGAGCAGAACTTGATGTTGATCATGAACTGCCTTCGGCCGATGAGAATGACAAGCCGGAATCGGTCAACTCCGCAGGGCAGGCAGCGGCACCCATCATCGAGAGCGACGTCGAGAAACTAAGATCGGAGCGTGATGCGCTGCTTGATCGTCTGGCGCGCCAACAGGCGGATTTTGAGAATTCCCGCAAGCGTCTGCAGCGCGAGCAACGAGAATACCGCGATTACGCGATTGAGAATGTCATCAAGGCTCTGGTGCCGATTCTCGATAGCTTCGACCACGCTCTCAAGGCGCCTCCGGGTGCGGATTTTCGTTCCGGGGTGGAATTAATCAATCGGCAGATGCACGATGCGTTGGCGAAGCTGGGCGTGGAGCCCATTTCAGCCGAAGGGCAACCCTTCGATCCTAACTTCCACCAGGCAGTACAAACGGTGGAGACGACGGAGGTTCCGGATAATTACGTCGTCGACGAACTGCAGAAGGGTTATAAGCTGAAGGATCGCTTGATACGACCTGCGATCGTGCGCGTGGCAAAACATCCAACACGGTAGAGTGTTCGAAAAACTTGAGCTAGTGACCAGTGTTCGGCGCCCTACTCCGGACCGCATTGGGCCAGGGTGGGGTGATTCGTCTCTCGGTATCATGTGTAATTCAATTCGAGTTGGGGAATCATTCTGGCAACCAACGTAAAACGCGATTACTACGAAGTGCTGGGCATCAGCCGCAGTGCCAGCGACCAGGAGATCAAGAGCGCGTATCGCAAGCTGGCGATGCAGTACCATCCTGATCGCAATCCCAACAATCCATCGGCAGAAGAGAAGTTCAAGGAGGCCTCCGAGGCCTATGCCATTCTCGCGGATAGCGAGAAGCGAGCCCGCTATGACCGTTTTGGTCATGCAGGAGTGGGAAGCTCCGCAGGCGCGGGCGGAGTGGACTTCAGCAACGTCATTTTTCAGGATTTCAGCGACATCTTTGGGGATCTTTTCGGCTTTGGCGACCTGTTTGGCGGCGGCCGGCGCACTCGAGCCCATCGGGGTGCCGATCTGCGCGAGGACCTTAACCTGGAATTCGAAGAAGCGGTCTTCGGCACTACAACCCAGGTGGCGTTGCAGCGACACGAATCCTGCGAGAATTGCAAAGGCTCGGGTATCGCTCCGGGAAAATCCGCACAGACTTGCCGCACCTGCGGCGGGCGCGGCCAGATGCGATACCAGCAAGGGTTCTTCAGCATTTCCCGTACGTGCAGCGGTTGCGGAGGTACTGGCCAGGTAATCGCCGATCCCTGTCCTAAATGCAGTGGGCGTGGCATCGTGTTGCGCGAACGCACCATGGAGGTCAAAGTGCCCGCGGGCGTCGAAGATGGTACTCGCATTCGCTATGGCGGACACGGTGAGCCCGGGCTCTATGGCGGTCCCGCGGGCGATCTTTACATTGTGCTGCATGTAAAGGAGCACGCGTTTTTTGAGCGCGAAGGCAAGGACCTGCACTGCGTAGTGCCCATCTCATTCAGCCAGGCAGCTCTGGGAACCGAAGTCGAGATTCCCACACTCGATGGCGTACACAATCTCAAGATTCCCGAAGCCACCCAGAGCGGCACGGTCTTCCGAATTAGAGGTAAGGGTGTTCCGGTTCTCAATGGACACGGGAAGGGCGATTTAATGATCACCGTCAAGGTGCAGACGCCCACCAAGCTCACCAAAAGGCAACGCGAGATTCTGCAGGAACTGGGAGAGAATCTGAAGATCGAGAACAAGCCCGAGCAGCACAGCCTGCTAAACAAAGTCAAAGACATGTTCAGCTAACAACTGGCAATGACTCGCCGCCGATGGATTGCCGATGAAGTCTCCGGTGATCGCGCCTTCCTCCTTGGACAAAACGCAGTTCACCTTGTACAAGTGCTGCGCGCTCGAGTTGGCCAGGAGCTTGAGATTTCTACCGGCCAGGCCGTGCGCCTGGGAACGATCCGCAAAATTGAGAAAGACCGGGTCGAGCTTGTCATGGGAGAACGCCTGGCCTCGCCGTTCCTGCCGCACTTCACGCTGCTGCTGGCGATTTTCAAATTTGATCGCCTGGAGTGGGCAATTGAGAAAGCTACCGAGCTAGGCGTGGCGGAGATCATTCCCGTGATCACGCGGCGCACTGATACTCATCTGGCGCAGGCCGCTGCCAAACGAGTAGAGCGTTGGCGAAAGATCGCGCATGAGGCTTCGCAGCAATCCCGCCGCCTGAGCCCGCCGGAAATCGCGAGCCCCATCAGGCTGAAGGACGCGATCGGCACGCCAGCCGCGGCAAAAGTGGTCCTTGCCGAAGGTTTCCCCCAGGGGCTGAAGTCAGTTCTTGCCGCCGCGCCACAAAAAGAATCAGTGGCCCTGGCGATTGGACCGGAAGGCGGGTGGACAAGCGAAGAAATCAGCTTGTTCCAGGCGGCAGGATGGATCCCGGCAGGTCTGGGTCCTACCATCCTGCGATCGGAAACTGGAGCGATAGCCGCACTCGTTATCGCCGCCTCCGAGCTTGTTTAGTGCGCAACGCATGGTCCTGAAGAACCCAAATCTCTACGTTGTTAGTGGCGGTCCCGGCTCCGGCAAAACCACAGTACTTGTGGAGTTGGAGAAGTACGGCTTTCGACACGCTCCGGAAGTGGCGCGAGAAATCATTCAGGAGCAGGTACGAGATGCTGGGACAGCACTTCCCTGGAAGGACCGAGAGCTCTACACCCGTCTGATGTTGCGGCGATCGATTGAGTCTTATAAAGGGCACACTCCAGCCGCCAAGCCCACGTTCTCTGACCGTGGTATCCCCGATACTCTCTGCTATGCAAGATTGATCGGCTTGGCAGACGAAACGTGCATCCGCCAGGCGTGTGACCGCTATCGCTATGCATCGCTCGTCTTTCTGGCGCCGCCCTGGAAAGAGATCTACGCAAACGATAAGGAACGTAAACAGGACTTCGATGAGGCCATGAGAACCTATGAACTGATGATCTCTGTCTACCAGGAGTGTGGATATAAACTGGTGGAATTGCCGCGAGTCGGGCCCACGGCACGAGCAGAATTTATTTTGCAACAGCTTCAACTGAGCGCGTGAAGTGCGTGTTCCGAGTATCTTCCGGGGACCCAGTGTGGTTCTGATATGTGTGCTGGCCGGATTGTTCCGCCTCGCGCATAATGAGATCTTTCATATTGGGAACGAGGGATTGTGCCTGCTGTTTTCGATGACAAGCAACTCGCTGCGATAGAGCATGTCCACGGGCCGATGCTGGTAGTGGCCGGCGCAGGGACGGGCAAGACCACGGTTCTGGTACAGCGCATCGTACGCCTGATCCAAAACGGACACGCCGCTCCCCAGGAAATCCTCGCTGTCACCTACACCGACAACGCTGCCAAAGAACTTAAGCAGCGTGTTCTCAGCGAAGCCGAGAAGCTTGGCTTATGGAAGCCGAATCAGGATTTTCCCCTTCGCGCCTGTACCTTCCACGCTTTTTGCAATGGAATCCTACACCGCACCGGCAACAAGTTCGATGTGGTTACCAATGAAGACCTGTTCGTTTACCTGCGGCGCCGCCTCCGTGAGCTTCCGCTGAAACACTTCATACGTGCAGCGAGCCCGGCCGAATTTCTCTCCCACCTGTTGAAGTTCTTCGACCGTTGTGACGACGAGTTGGTCAGTGTGGAGCGCTATGAGCAATATGTTGCCGCTCTGTGCGCGGGCGCGCTGCCTCTGCCACGCGTCTCGAAATCCCGGGAAGCAGCTACCCTTGCGCCCGCGGAGGTGATTGCACGTTGCCGGGAAATCGCAGCGGTTTACCGCAGCGTCCGAGACATGCTGGCCGCGGAAAACCTAGGGACGTTCGGCCAGATGATCAGCCGGGCGGTGTCTCTGCTGCAGGCGGACTCCGGCATCCTGGCGGCGGAGAGGCGGAAAGCGCGTTTTCTCTTGATCGACGAATTCCAGGATTCTAATCCCGCCCAAATTCGGATCGCTCGCCTTCTGGGTGGAGAAGAGCAGAACGTGTTTGCGGTCGGCGATCCTGACCAGGCCATATACCGATTCCGCGGAGCCACGAACGGAGTGTTCGAAATTTTCGAGCGGTGCTTCACGGGTGTGAAGCGGGTTACTCTGGTGGAAAACCGTCGTTCCCTTGCGCCCATTCTGCAGGCTGCATTTTGCGTCATCGATATGAACCCGCCCGCCGGTAGTGTGGGGGAGCCCCGGCAACCTCTGCGTTCGGCTCGCGAACGTGAAGCGGTGCAGCAGAAACGGGAACTCAGGGCCGAGCCGGTGGATCTGGTAAG encodes:
- the hrcA gene encoding heat-inducible transcriptional repressor HrcA; the encoded protein is MAGEPNIGPREREVLTQIIEAYIVSGEPVGSRTLSRGNSEGLSPASIRNVMSDLTEAGYLEQPHTSAGRIPTAVAFRYYVDQISSGVRISDRNQVAIESQLSGVNDLQDFLERTSHVLSVISQNIGVAVAGGPKEVLEHIHFSRLAENRVLAVLITKAGVVRDRVLRLKSELTQGDLELAGAYLNENFRGWTLEALRAEVERRLEQARSEYDRLMNSIEALYREGALTAESAGHDVYLEGAANLLGSGSNQERLRELLRSLEAKQKVAELLGAYLDSQQQSVRVVFGLEDLQPHLKDFVLIGAPAKIEGETVGSLAVIGPLRIDYQDAIAAVSYVSKLLEKILKES
- the grpE gene encoding nucleotide exchange factor GrpE; this translates as MTAVKRGNGRAELDVDHELPSADENDKPESVNSAGQAAAPIIESDVEKLRSERDALLDRLARQQADFENSRKRLQREQREYRDYAIENVIKALVPILDSFDHALKAPPGADFRSGVELINRQMHDALAKLGVEPISAEGQPFDPNFHQAVQTVETTEVPDNYVVDELQKGYKLKDRLIRPAIVRVAKHPTR
- a CDS encoding RsmE family RNA methyltransferase: MTRRRWIADEVSGDRAFLLGQNAVHLVQVLRARVGQELEISTGQAVRLGTIRKIEKDRVELVMGERLASPFLPHFTLLLAIFKFDRLEWAIEKATELGVAEIIPVITRRTDTHLAQAAAKRVERWRKIAHEASQQSRRLSPPEIASPIRLKDAIGTPAAAKVVLAEGFPQGLKSVLAAAPQKESVALAIGPEGGWTSEEISLFQAAGWIPAGLGPTILRSETGAIAALVIAASELV
- the dnaJ gene encoding molecular chaperone DnaJ, yielding MATNVKRDYYEVLGISRSASDQEIKSAYRKLAMQYHPDRNPNNPSAEEKFKEASEAYAILADSEKRARYDRFGHAGVGSSAGAGGVDFSNVIFQDFSDIFGDLFGFGDLFGGGRRTRAHRGADLREDLNLEFEEAVFGTTTQVALQRHESCENCKGSGIAPGKSAQTCRTCGGRGQMRYQQGFFSISRTCSGCGGTGQVIADPCPKCSGRGIVLRERTMEVKVPAGVEDGTRIRYGGHGEPGLYGGPAGDLYIVLHVKEHAFFEREGKDLHCVVPISFSQAALGTEVEIPTLDGVHNLKIPEATQSGTVFRIRGKGVPVLNGHGKGDLMITVKVQTPTKLTKRQREILQELGENLKIENKPEQHSLLNKVKDMFS
- a CDS encoding AAA family ATPase, whose translation is MVLKNPNLYVVSGGPGSGKTTVLVELEKYGFRHAPEVAREIIQEQVRDAGTALPWKDRELYTRLMLRRSIESYKGHTPAAKPTFSDRGIPDTLCYARLIGLADETCIRQACDRYRYASLVFLAPPWKEIYANDKERKQDFDEAMRTYELMISVYQECGYKLVELPRVGPTARAEFILQQLQLSA